A stretch of Desulfobacter hydrogenophilus DNA encodes these proteins:
- the recD gene encoding exodeoxyribonuclease V subunit alpha: MSDFSFKDLDVLHESGIFSHLDYYFSTTMANIFKDSGPLEIISAALTCRALSKGCICLNLTSVAGTVLKSSEGKELIQLPELECWCNILENSAMVGTQVSNCGKKENDMASCIGNYPLILDRDNDLYLSRYYDFQCRLSENIRARIKRQIPGPDDAFVAHRPASYFDSQDTNKTFGQLQAVKKALCSGFIVVSGGPGTGKTYITDIIQTLLSTWANENDLAPPTVMCLAPTGKAAARLKNGATIHSALKPVKNGTGFRYNEANPLAADLVIVDEASMIDMALMTRLLEAIRPDARIVMLGDMNQLSPVQAGAVFFDLCHADVLSDFRVFLDVNFRSGGKVGIEKLAKAVNVSDADTVADILKADYPDLVFVDTAEEKEGYQARLESSILEGYKSLWDAVSIEQAMAAIDDFRVLCAHNLGHSGTLQINHLCEKILRSKEKDGINRPVFKMLLMVRRNDYKRLLFNGDTCVVIEENGMSTAWFDEKQSGTRHFRLSDLPECEPGFAVTVHKSQGSEFDTVLIIIPEQISPVVTRQLLYTGITRSRKKVIIFGSMPMIRQAVQTSVERRSNLQALLDGE; this comes from the coding sequence ATGAGTGATTTTTCCTTCAAGGATCTTGACGTTCTCCATGAATCGGGGATTTTTTCCCATCTGGACTACTATTTTTCCACAACCATGGCTAATATCTTTAAAGATTCAGGACCGTTGGAAATTATTTCCGCAGCATTGACCTGCAGGGCACTTTCCAAAGGCTGCATCTGTCTGAATCTTACAAGTGTGGCCGGGACCGTTCTGAAATCGTCCGAGGGCAAAGAACTTATCCAGCTTCCGGAACTCGAATGCTGGTGCAATATCCTTGAAAATTCTGCCATGGTGGGCACGCAAGTTTCAAATTGCGGGAAAAAAGAAAATGATATGGCGTCCTGCATTGGTAACTATCCCTTGATCCTTGACCGTGACAACGATCTTTATCTTTCCAGGTACTACGATTTTCAATGCCGGCTCTCAGAAAACATCAGGGCACGGATTAAACGGCAGATTCCCGGACCTGATGATGCGTTTGTGGCGCATAGGCCGGCGTCTTATTTTGACAGCCAGGATACCAACAAAACTTTTGGGCAGCTGCAGGCCGTCAAAAAGGCCCTTTGTTCCGGTTTTATAGTGGTGTCCGGTGGACCGGGTACCGGAAAAACTTATATTACGGATATAATACAGACACTTTTGAGTACCTGGGCCAATGAAAATGACCTGGCGCCTCCTACAGTGATGTGTCTTGCACCCACGGGCAAGGCCGCCGCCAGATTGAAAAACGGGGCGACCATTCACAGTGCGCTTAAACCGGTGAAAAACGGAACAGGGTTCAGGTACAATGAAGCCAATCCCCTGGCCGCAGACCTGGTGATTGTTGATGAAGCATCCATGATTGACATGGCGCTTATGACAAGACTTCTTGAAGCCATCCGCCCTGATGCACGCATTGTCATGCTTGGTGATATGAATCAACTTTCTCCTGTTCAGGCCGGTGCCGTGTTTTTTGACCTGTGTCATGCAGATGTTTTATCCGATTTTCGGGTTTTTCTGGATGTTAATTTCAGGTCCGGGGGAAAAGTTGGCATTGAAAAGCTTGCAAAGGCCGTTAATGTCAGTGATGCGGATACTGTGGCAGATATCCTTAAGGCAGACTATCCTGATCTTGTCTTTGTGGATACCGCCGAAGAAAAGGAGGGATATCAGGCTCGCCTTGAATCCAGTATCCTGGAAGGGTACAAGTCGCTTTGGGATGCAGTATCTATAGAGCAGGCAATGGCTGCCATTGATGACTTTCGTGTGCTGTGCGCCCACAATTTAGGACACAGTGGAACATTACAAATTAATCATCTATGTGAAAAAATATTACGATCTAAAGAGAAAGATGGTATAAATCGGCCTGTTTTTAAAATGCTTTTGATGGTCCGGCGCAATGATTACAAAAGGTTGCTGTTTAACGGTGATACCTGTGTGGTCATTGAAGAAAATGGGATGTCCACGGCCTGGTTTGACGAAAAACAATCAGGTACCAGGCATTTCAGGTTATCTGATCTGCCCGAATGTGAACCCGGGTTTGCCGTGACCGTCCATAAAAGCCAGGGATCGGAATTTGACACTGTGTTGATTATTATCCCTGAACAGATATCACCGGTTGTTACCCGGCAGTTGCTTTATACGGGTATCACACGGTCCCGGAAAAAAGTGATTATTTTCGGCAGCATGCCCATGATCCGGCAGGCCGTACAGACCTCGGTTGAACGTAGATCCAACCTGCAGGCCTTACTGGATGGGGAATAG
- the resB gene encoding cytochrome c biogenesis protein ResB, with protein MKQKDSFADQIWMFFASVKLTVYTLVLLAGTSIIGTVILQNARPEAYIRLYGQGVYNMIQVLDLDRMYQAWWFLLLMVVLCVNIVVCSIDRLSATWKIIFPKNISVNPRRFEKAKNRQQFDSHLSMDRVARQARQVLAGRAGKVIEKTEDAGLLLYAEKGRWSRLGVYVVHASVLMLLAGALIGSALGFKANLRLDEGQTADTVFDSHTRLPIKLPFTVRCNDFQVKFYDTGAPDEFKSSLTILENNQESFTENILVNHPLRYKGINIFQASYGATAPDEAVFEIIDSEIGAIETHTIKNGGVVSLPAGAGNFTFEGFVPHYDFNGHDLGEAFIGRLDTTDGRNVQIVLPTKFPTFDKMRKGRFTIEVKSWDQAYYTGLQVTKDPGVPFVYTGFLLMIIGCWVTFFVSHQSVCIGLEQAGSGSTRVWVAGRANRNVQSTNLTVKKLVKELKDVSGK; from the coding sequence TTGAAACAAAAAGACAGCTTTGCCGATCAGATATGGATGTTTTTTGCCTCGGTGAAACTCACTGTTTATACCCTGGTGCTTTTAGCCGGAACCTCCATTATTGGGACTGTGATTTTGCAGAACGCACGTCCCGAAGCCTATATCAGGCTTTACGGCCAAGGGGTGTACAATATGATCCAGGTGCTTGATTTGGACAGGATGTATCAGGCCTGGTGGTTCCTGCTGCTCATGGTGGTATTATGCGTTAATATTGTTGTCTGTTCCATTGACCGGCTTTCGGCGACCTGGAAAATCATTTTCCCTAAAAATATTTCAGTCAATCCCAGGCGGTTTGAAAAAGCTAAAAATAGGCAGCAGTTTGACAGTCACCTTTCAATGGACCGCGTTGCGCGCCAGGCCAGACAGGTACTTGCCGGCCGGGCCGGCAAAGTGATTGAAAAGACAGAGGACGCGGGTCTGCTTTTGTATGCGGAAAAAGGCCGGTGGTCCCGTCTTGGGGTTTACGTGGTTCATGCAAGTGTGCTGATGCTGCTTGCTGGTGCCCTGATCGGGTCTGCCTTGGGATTTAAGGCCAACTTGCGTCTGGACGAGGGGCAAACTGCAGATACCGTGTTTGATAGCCATACACGGTTGCCCATAAAGCTGCCGTTCACGGTCCGGTGCAATGATTTTCAGGTTAAATTTTACGATACGGGGGCGCCGGATGAATTTAAATCCAGTTTGACCATCCTCGAAAACAACCAGGAAAGTTTTACGGAAAATATTTTGGTCAACCATCCGTTAAGGTATAAGGGTATCAATATCTTCCAGGCTTCCTACGGTGCAACCGCACCTGATGAAGCCGTGTTTGAAATCATTGACAGTGAAATCGGGGCAATTGAGACACACACCATAAAAAACGGCGGAGTTGTGTCACTGCCGGCTGGTGCCGGTAATTTTACATTTGAGGGGTTTGTGCCCCATTATGACTTCAACGGTCATGACCTTGGTGAGGCGTTTATCGGGCGCCTTGATACAACCGATGGCCGGAATGTTCAAATTGTTTTGCCCACCAAGTTTCCCACTTTTGATAAAATGCGTAAGGGCAGATTCACAATTGAGGTCAAATCCTGGGACCAGGCCTATTATACCGGACTTCAGGTAACAAAGGACCCGGGTGTTCCCTTTGTGTACACAGGCTTTCTTCTTATGATCATCGGCTGCTGGGTCACTTTTTTTGTTTCCCATCAGTCCGTGTGTATCGGCCTTGAACAAGCTGGATCCGGCAGTACCCGGGTGTGGGTCGCCGGCCGGGCCAACCGTAATGTCCAGAGTACCAATTTGACCGTCAAAAAACTTGTAAAGGAATTAAAGGACGTATCAGGCAAATGA
- the ccsB gene encoding c-type cytochrome biogenesis protein CcsB: MNSSLLLSAATFIYALASVFYIGSFSFKKQAVARFGFWVIVIGLVANTGGILLRWMESYHMGYGHAPFSNMYESLVFFSWTAAALYVFVEFKYKESIIGVFVSPLIFLGIAYASFDPSITSKIMPLIPALKSNWLIAHVITCFLGYAGFALAFGFSFMYFIKPKDPGTKRLFAKLPDWDTIDELTYQMIVFGFLFLTIGIITGSVWANSAWGKYWSWDPKETWSLITWFIYAIFLHLRLIRGWYGKNLALVSIIGFIGVLFTYFGVNFLLSGLHSYG, translated from the coding sequence ATGAATTCATCCCTGCTTTTATCGGCTGCAACATTTATCTATGCATTGGCATCGGTATTTTATATCGGATCTTTTTCGTTTAAAAAACAAGCGGTTGCCCGGTTTGGATTCTGGGTAATTGTTATCGGGCTCGTGGCCAATACCGGCGGGATTTTACTGCGCTGGATGGAGTCCTACCATATGGGATACGGGCATGCACCCTTTTCCAATATGTATGAGTCCCTGGTTTTTTTTTCATGGACTGCCGCGGCCCTCTATGTGTTTGTGGAATTTAAATACAAGGAAAGCATCATCGGCGTATTTGTCTCTCCCTTGATCTTTCTGGGTATTGCCTATGCCAGTTTTGATCCGTCTATCACGTCAAAAATCATGCCGTTGATCCCCGCACTTAAGTCCAACTGGCTGATTGCCCATGTAATTACCTGTTTTCTAGGGTATGCAGGCTTTGCCCTTGCCTTTGGGTTCAGTTTTATGTATTTCATCAAACCCAAAGATCCCGGGACAAAACGTTTGTTTGCAAAACTGCCGGACTGGGATACCATTGATGAACTGACCTACCAGATGATTGTTTTCGGGTTTCTTTTTCTGACCATCGGTATCATCACAGGTTCTGTCTGGGCCAATTCCGCCTGGGGCAAATACTGGTCCTGGGATCCTAAAGAAACCTGGTCTTTGATTACCTGGTTTATTTACGCCATTTTCCTGCATCTGCGGCTGATACGCGGGTGGTACGGGAAAAATCTTGCCCTTGTTTCCATCATCGGATTTATAGGGGTTTTGTTCACCTATTTCGGCGTAAATTTCCTTTTATCCGGGCTTCATAGTTACGGCTAA
- the qrcA gene encoding menaquinone reductase multiheme cytochrome c subunit QrcA produces MSELENKANDDPGGGAHHGINNGPEDDKGLGLGVIFFMGAFLVCFLSGWLLFPKLLYSKKEQPFNFDHSLHVEEIGDCETCHFLREDGTFSGIPGLESCMECHTDEPMGETDDEAVFAEEYVAQGKEVPWLIYAKQPDCVYFSHAAHIVAGGMDCKTCHGHIGETSSSRPYEENRITGYSRDIWGKNIWGIKKNSWDRMKMDDCADCHLEEMGHKGYCFQCHK; encoded by the coding sequence ATGAGTGAACTAGAAAACAAAGCAAACGATGATCCTGGGGGGGGTGCTCACCACGGCATCAACAATGGTCCAGAAGATGACAAGGGGTTAGGCCTTGGCGTCATCTTTTTTATGGGGGCATTTCTGGTATGCTTCCTGTCGGGCTGGCTGCTGTTTCCAAAATTGCTTTATTCAAAAAAGGAGCAGCCTTTTAATTTCGATCACAGCCTTCATGTCGAAGAAATAGGTGATTGTGAAACTTGCCATTTTCTCAGAGAAGACGGTACATTCTCCGGAATTCCGGGCCTGGAATCCTGTATGGAATGCCATACGGATGAACCCATGGGAGAAACCGACGACGAAGCCGTGTTTGCAGAGGAGTATGTGGCCCAAGGAAAAGAAGTGCCCTGGCTGATTTATGCCAAACAGCCTGATTGCGTGTATTTTTCCCATGCAGCTCATATCGTTGCAGGCGGCATGGATTGTAAAACCTGTCATGGTCACATTGGAGAGACCTCATCTTCGCGGCCCTATGAGGAAAATAGAATTACCGGCTACAGCCGTGATATTTGGGGCAAAAATATCTGGGGGATCAAAAAGAATTCCTGGGATCGTATGAAGATGGATGACTGTGCGGATTGCCACCTGGAAGAAATGGGTCATAAAGGCTACTGCTTCCAGTGCCACAAGTAA
- the qrcB gene encoding menaquinone reductase molybdopterin-binding-like subunit QrcB — protein sequence MKIDRRSFLGLGLGAAAGIALSPVGVKLTDDSSIWTQNWPWTPVPEDGEITYDRSVCSLCPGACGISVRKINGRPVKIEGLDDHPINNGGACLHGIAGLQYLYDPARIKTPLKKNGNKFEKISWDEAISLVAGKLGEIRESGTPESLGLISGADNGSMAQLFRRFMDAFGSPNTYTMPSLESNLALTAAALHSADRSLGFDIDHSDFILSFGAAIIEGWGSPVACIQANASRHERKAKLVQVDYRLSNTANAADKIIAVKPGTEADLALGLCAVLLAKTKIAKDSLSGDVNKLAFSAMLEKEYTSDKVEAITGVKAADVEALAMAFIKAKAPVAVPGKGRGDVGQSLREFAAVQALNALAGRLNKEGGVFVMWPAGYLKFPENVMDDTAEQGAGKAKLAGSVTELVDKLEKDGGLSALFIYNANPCYALNNTEKVKAAMDKVGFKVSFSSFMDETALKSDVILPASIFLERLEDVVSGAGLAKTVVGLCRPMVKPVFDTKHPGDTLILLAQAMGDSIAEGFSWDSYEACLEEVTGDIWDTLSDDGYVVIDDKPPVGTPVTDFTFLSSAPKIDVPMGEGDFTLVPVDKMRLAGGSMISSPFAVKTVSDTVLSGKYSVVEINPATAGALKDGDVAVLKTAMGTVKVKIGLNEGIMAGVIGMPRGLGHTFNNPYVAGKGVNVNDLIGPVIEPGSGLDAAFGIKATLSKA from the coding sequence ATGAAAATTGACAGACGAAGCTTCTTGGGATTGGGACTTGGCGCGGCGGCCGGCATCGCGCTTTCCCCTGTGGGTGTCAAGCTGACAGATGATTCTTCCATCTGGACCCAGAATTGGCCCTGGACCCCTGTCCCTGAAGACGGAGAAATAACCTATGACCGGTCCGTGTGCAGCCTGTGTCCAGGTGCCTGCGGTATCAGCGTCAGAAAAATAAACGGACGGCCTGTTAAAATTGAAGGCCTTGACGATCACCCCATTAATAACGGTGGTGCCTGTCTACACGGCATTGCCGGTCTGCAGTATCTTTATGATCCTGCGAGGATAAAAACCCCGTTAAAGAAAAACGGGAATAAATTTGAAAAAATTTCCTGGGATGAGGCCATCTCACTTGTGGCCGGGAAATTGGGTGAAATCCGTGAAAGCGGTACACCTGAATCCCTGGGGCTGATTTCCGGTGCCGACAACGGTTCCATGGCCCAGCTTTTTAGGCGGTTTATGGATGCGTTCGGCTCTCCCAATACGTATACCATGCCAAGCCTCGAATCCAATCTGGCGCTGACCGCTGCCGCCCTTCACAGCGCAGATCGAAGCCTTGGATTTGATATTGATCATTCCGATTTCATTTTAAGTTTCGGTGCGGCAATTATTGAGGGCTGGGGGTCACCTGTTGCCTGTATCCAGGCCAATGCGTCAAGGCATGAGCGCAAGGCCAAGCTTGTACAGGTTGATTACAGACTGTCCAATACGGCCAATGCCGCCGATAAAATCATTGCCGTGAAACCCGGCACTGAAGCAGATCTGGCCTTGGGTCTTTGTGCGGTACTGCTTGCAAAGACTAAGATTGCAAAGGATTCGCTTTCCGGGGACGTAAACAAGTTGGCTTTCTCTGCTATGTTGGAGAAAGAGTATACATCGGACAAGGTAGAGGCGATCACCGGTGTCAAAGCTGCGGATGTTGAGGCCCTTGCCATGGCGTTCATCAAGGCCAAAGCACCTGTGGCCGTGCCGGGAAAGGGCAGGGGAGATGTGGGGCAAAGCCTTCGTGAATTCGCCGCAGTCCAGGCCCTTAATGCCCTGGCAGGACGTCTGAATAAAGAAGGTGGTGTGTTTGTCATGTGGCCGGCCGGTTATTTAAAATTTCCCGAAAATGTAATGGACGATACTGCTGAACAGGGCGCAGGAAAGGCTAAACTTGCCGGTTCCGTTACTGAGTTGGTTGACAAGCTTGAAAAGGATGGCGGCCTTTCGGCCCTGTTTATTTATAATGCCAATCCCTGTTATGCTTTGAACAATACTGAAAAAGTCAAGGCCGCCATGGATAAGGTTGGATTCAAGGTCAGCTTCAGTTCTTTCATGGATGAAACAGCCCTTAAGTCTGATGTGATTTTGCCTGCATCCATTTTCCTTGAACGCCTCGAAGATGTCGTTTCCGGTGCCGGCCTTGCCAAAACAGTCGTGGGACTGTGTCGGCCCATGGTTAAGCCCGTATTTGACACTAAACATCCTGGCGATACACTGATCCTTCTTGCCCAGGCTATGGGCGACAGCATTGCTGAAGGTTTTTCCTGGGACTCCTATGAGGCGTGCCTTGAAGAAGTGACGGGCGACATTTGGGATACCCTGTCCGACGACGGGTATGTCGTCATTGATGACAAGCCGCCTGTGGGGACCCCTGTAACGGATTTTACTTTCCTTTCCTCCGCTCCCAAAATTGACGTTCCCATGGGTGAAGGCGATTTCACCCTGGTACCTGTTGATAAGATGCGGCTTGCCGGCGGTTCAATGATTTCTTCTCCTTTTGCTGTTAAAACCGTTTCCGATACGGTTCTTTCAGGCAAATACAGTGTTGTTGAAATTAATCCGGCCACTGCAGGCGCCTTGAAAGACGGTGATGTTGCTGTCCTTAAAACCGCCATGGGAACGGTAAAGGTGAAAATCGGCCTTAATGAAGGTATTATGGCCGGCGTGATCGGTATGCCAAGGGGACTTGGACATACCTTCAACAATCCTTACGTGGCCGGTAAAGGTGTCAATGTCAATGATCTGATCGGCCCGGTCATCGAGCCTGGTTCAGGACTGGATGCTGCCTTTGGAATTAAAGCCACCCTTTCCAAGGCGTAA
- the qrcC gene encoding menaquinone reductase iron-sulfur cluster-binding subunit QrcC: MIENKKVHKFGMVIDLDKCTGCGACMVSCMSENNVPFKEDESNKKDSITWMRVYKLTNGKSFPETEIVYLPRPCQHCGGIGDHGHSPCVSVCPATATDYGYDTGIVSQIYTRCFGCRYCMGACPYHARYFNWWDPKWPEGMEKYLSPNVSPRMRGVVEKCSFCYHRYQLAREQAIVEDREIEEMEYQTACTTACPAGAIVFGDLNNPAHKVHQIVKPDPHPDPMNHKVVGKSRNPKVFRLLERLGTNPKVYYMSEREWVRKAGDNYLKGEWENVKTHHGASSSHG, translated from the coding sequence ATGATAGAAAATAAAAAAGTCCATAAGTTCGGAATGGTTATTGATCTGGACAAATGCACGGGATGCGGTGCCTGCATGGTCTCGTGCATGTCCGAGAATAACGTTCCGTTTAAGGAGGATGAATCCAACAAAAAGGACAGCATCACCTGGATGCGGGTGTACAAACTGACCAATGGAAAGTCCTTCCCGGAAACTGAGATAGTTTACCTGCCCCGTCCCTGCCAGCACTGCGGCGGAATCGGTGACCATGGTCATTCTCCCTGCGTATCCGTATGCCCTGCCACTGCAACCGACTACGGTTATGATACAGGTATTGTCAGCCAGATTTATACCCGTTGCTTTGGCTGCCGGTACTGCATGGGGGCATGCCCGTACCATGCCAGATACTTTAACTGGTGGGATCCAAAATGGCCCGAGGGAATGGAAAAATACTTAAGCCCTAATGTGTCTCCGCGTATGCGCGGGGTGGTTGAAAAATGCTCCTTTTGCTACCACAGGTATCAGTTGGCCCGGGAACAGGCCATTGTCGAAGACCGTGAAATAGAAGAGATGGAGTATCAGACCGCCTGCACCACCGCGTGCCCGGCAGGCGCCATTGTGTTTGGTGACCTGAATAACCCGGCTCACAAGGTCCATCAGATCGTTAAACCCGATCCCCATCCTGACCCCATGAATCACAAGGTTGTGGGTAAATCCAGAAACCCGAAAGTTTTCAGGCTGCTTGAACGTCTTGGCACTAACCCCAAGGTGTATTACATGTCTGAGCGGGAATGGGTCAGAAAGGCCGGGGACAACTACCTTAAAGGTGAGTGGGAAAATGTTAAAACCCATCATGGGGCGTCTTCATCCCATGGTTAA